The Spirosoma radiotolerans genome has a window encoding:
- a CDS encoding RagB/SusD family nutrient uptake outer membrane protein → MKVAQYITIMAVTAVGLTVNGCQHSLEIPAQGALSDQVLATRAGVDALLTGAYAALDGQYNNGSALNLSGSDAWQASPSNWVYGSVAGGEAHKGSDGSDQPAIDAIAKFTTDASNGFFNGKWRTVYEGVNRTNSTLRLLGQATTISDADRALLAAQARFLRGHYYFELKRMFNRVPWIDETVETTAASAQTNTEDIWPKIEADFKYAVDNLPATQSEVGRVNKWAAMTYLAKTYLYEHKYAEAKALFDQVISQGVTSNGLKYALMTRFHDNFDAATENNSESVFQIQMVANDGTGTIANANQGDMLNFPYGNSPFRCCGFFQPSQDLANSYRTDATGLPYLSDYNSHPVKNDQGIASTQPFTPDAGPLDPRIDWTIGRRGLPYLDWGNHPGADWIRSPGQTYAGPYSPKKNIYMQATQDQYADNHSWAPGTAINWNIIRYADVLLMAAEAEANLGNLPQAQTYVNQVRARAANPVNFVYRYADDTKPLAGYSTTPAANYKVAVYPAGAFAGLGKTGALNAIYFERKLELATEGHRFFDLVRWGVAESELNKYFSYESTITTDIRGGRFIAGKNDYYPIPQRQIDLSTSGGKSTLTQNPGYN, encoded by the coding sequence ATGAAAGTAGCACAGTATATAACGATCATGGCTGTTACGGCCGTTGGATTGACAGTCAACGGTTGCCAACACAGCCTGGAAATACCGGCTCAGGGTGCCCTGAGCGATCAGGTACTAGCCACTCGAGCTGGGGTAGACGCCCTGCTGACGGGTGCCTATGCCGCTCTGGATGGCCAGTATAACAACGGTTCGGCCCTGAACCTGAGCGGCTCAGATGCCTGGCAGGCGTCGCCCAGTAACTGGGTATACGGTAGCGTTGCCGGGGGCGAGGCTCATAAAGGAAGCGACGGTAGTGATCAACCGGCTATCGATGCCATCGCCAAATTTACGACCGACGCCAGCAACGGCTTTTTTAATGGAAAATGGCGTACGGTATACGAAGGGGTCAACCGAACAAACTCGACCTTACGTCTGCTGGGGCAGGCAACGACTATTTCGGATGCCGACCGGGCTCTGTTGGCCGCTCAGGCCCGTTTCCTGCGGGGACATTACTACTTCGAGCTGAAGCGGATGTTCAACAGAGTACCCTGGATTGACGAAACAGTTGAAACAACAGCTGCCAGTGCCCAGACAAACACGGAGGATATCTGGCCAAAAATTGAGGCTGATTTCAAATACGCAGTCGATAATTTACCCGCTACGCAATCGGAAGTAGGACGGGTCAACAAGTGGGCTGCCATGACCTATCTGGCCAAGACGTATCTGTACGAACACAAATACGCCGAAGCGAAAGCCCTCTTTGATCAGGTAATTAGTCAGGGCGTAACCAGCAACGGGTTGAAATACGCGCTGATGACCCGATTCCACGACAACTTCGATGCAGCTACAGAAAACAATTCTGAATCTGTTTTCCAGATTCAGATGGTGGCTAATGATGGAACGGGAACGATTGCCAATGCCAACCAGGGCGATATGCTGAACTTCCCGTACGGGAACAGCCCTTTCCGGTGCTGTGGATTTTTTCAGCCTTCGCAGGATCTGGCTAACTCGTACCGGACCGATGCGACGGGTCTGCCTTACCTGAGTGATTACAATAGTCACCCGGTGAAAAACGATCAGGGCATTGCATCGACTCAGCCCTTTACGCCCGATGCCGGACCGCTGGACCCCCGCATCGACTGGACGATTGGTCGCCGGGGTCTGCCCTATCTGGATTGGGGTAACCACCCAGGCGCCGACTGGATTCGGAGCCCAGGTCAAACGTATGCGGGTCCTTACTCGCCCAAGAAAAACATTTATATGCAGGCAACGCAGGATCAGTACGCCGATAACCATTCCTGGGCACCGGGCACGGCCATTAACTGGAATATTATTCGTTATGCAGATGTATTGCTGATGGCCGCTGAAGCGGAAGCCAATTTGGGTAACCTGCCACAGGCGCAAACGTATGTGAATCAGGTACGGGCGCGGGCCGCGAATCCGGTCAATTTCGTCTACAGATACGCAGATGATACCAAACCCCTGGCCGGTTATTCAACAACGCCCGCAGCTAACTACAAAGTTGCGGTGTATCCAGCGGGCGCATTTGCCGGTTTAGGAAAGACAGGTGCGCTGAATGCCATTTACTTCGAACGCAAACTGGAATTAGCGACAGAAGGTCACCGCTTCTTCGACCTGGTTCGTTGGGGTGTCGCTGAGAGCGAACTGAACAAATACTTCAGCTACGA